The genome window GAGAGTTACAATATAATGTTCTCTTAGAGCATGATGTATGTTAGGTATAACATGACGTATGGATATACAAGAGTTTCCCACTAAATAGTTTACTTCTGCCTGAAGACGAGCTCTAATTAGAtcggaaataaataaataaataaatgtgtgtgtgtgtgtgtgtgtgtgtgtgtgtgtgtgtgtgtgtgtgtgtgtgtgtgtgtgtgtgtgtgttagttaccattttgtcctaagcacatgtcgattagacactagggctgtagtatatgtgtgtgtgtgtgtgtgtgtgtgtgtgtgtgtgtgtgtgtgtgtgtgtgtgtgtgtgtgtgtgtgtgtacgcaatACATTTTATTCTTATGCTAACATTTTTTCACAAAGAAACAACTAATGTATATGTTACCGTACGACTTTCAAAATATTTCCATTAAATTATGAGAAAATAATGTATTACTAAAATTTATTttccaccatcactcattctTGATCATTACAATTCTAATAAATTATTACACTTTAACCTTTGTATTTGGTACATAAGCAAGAATTCTAAACATACTTAACTAAAACAAACAACTAACAGAACGTCGTAACACGTCCAGATGTACGAGTTATAACAGTGTACTCTGTTGCCGTCACTAGAGCTACCATCTCGCACCTCTCCCAGCCCCAAGCATCTTCTCACCGGGTAATTTGCGGTACACGcgccttcaccactaccacctccattacTCCGCTACTAACAAGGCTTCCGTGAGAAGCAATTTTTTTTCTCCCAAATTACgtctggacaaataataaactatTACTTTTTTATGTCTTATAAACTTAAACTaatacattattatattattattattattattattattattattattattattattattattattattattaatacaccgGTTACTATAGAGTTTTAAGCAAGTACAAGCCTCATTAATCGGACACTGGGATGGACTGGGCAATTTTCTCTCACAAACTCCTTTCTCCAGGCAGATATCGATGGCGAGATGCTGGTTTGGCTATATAAGGCAAGTGCTGCATCAGACGTCATTCATTCACTGTCtgctacagacacaacactacGACTCAAAATCATGAAGGTAATTTGAAAGTAAAACCTCATCTTATGCTTTTTCAGTACGCTTTTCTCATCAGTATAATGAAGACGTTATAAGATATTCCTTAACTAAATATAAAAATTACTAAAAGAAAAAGGATTAAAAACGTCAATATTAATTTAAATCTAAACAATCGCCTGCTATTAAGAATAAATGTTATGCCACTCAAAAAATGAGAGTTCTGTCTCCATTACCACTACTAAATTATTTACACATTTTCCTTGTTAAAGGTggcagtattggtagtggtgttggtggcaggtgTGACGCTGGCCTTACCTACAGATCCTTACGGTCAACCAGTTTACCCATCGGTAAGTCGAGTAGATCTAAAATGTGGGCAATGAAAATTAAAATACTCAGTGAAAGTATGAAATATTACAAAAAATCACAGCATTTGATGTCAAAATTAATTCTATTCCCTGGTGGTGTCCTCAGGAACCCATTCCCTACAACTTCGGCTACGGTGTTAAGGACGAGTACGCTGGTACTGATTTCGGCCACAACGAAGACTCCGACGGTCATACATCGAAGGGTTCATACAATGTTGCCCTCCCTGACGGCCGCATACAAACAGTGAGTCGCATAATATCCTAATTCAATCCTTacttaatataaataatataaacatACATCTTCGAACATCAACGAGCATATCTTTAATGCAAGAACACTTCCCTGTGTTCAGGATATGAACTCACACTACAGGAGCCGTGAAACATTCATAAATGTTCCCAAGCTAGAGTGGGTTGGAAGCAAGTATgccacgagatatatatatatatatatatatatatatatatatatatatatatatatatatatatatatatatatatatatatatatatatgtcgtgccgaataggcagaacttgccatcttggcttaaatagcagcgctcatcttgccatataagacaagtgaaaatttgtgtatgcaataatttcgccaaaatcattctgaatctaacggaaaaaatatatttcactgtgtttgtttagtattaaattactgtaaacaaatctaaaatatatttagttgggttaggctaaaataaattgttcttgttataataaggttaggtaaattttctaagaatcttttggtgcaaaattaaatttttttacattaacattaataaaaaatatatatctttaaacgaataaaagaaaatttcagaaaggacttcattttaaatgagttcttgttaattgaccagttttacatattcggcacgactatatatatatatatatatatatatatatatatatatatatatatatatatatatatatatatatatatatatatatatatatatatatatataaaacttattCTACTTCCCAGGTAAACTATGTGGCTGACCATCAAAACGGGTATCAGGCTCAGGTGAGTTACAAAGGTCAGGCCCAGTACCCTCACGAGTACGGTCCCCCGGTCACCTTCAAGCCTCAGTATCAAGGGTCATACCAGCCTCAGCCTTCATACCTATAGATATCAACGTTCAGTTTCTTCCAGCGGCCTTAGAACACATtctttattgtatatatatatacataccaatTAAAAGATGTTAAACGAAGCTTTCATTTATTACCCAAAACCTTAAAGCTGCGTCATGTGATTttttatatgaaaaaaaatattaaatacatGCACCACTGCTTGTGATAATtcctattacacacacacacacacacacacacacacacacaattcacaAGTCTTGTGACAAACTCTCTCCAGAAAGGGGACAATTTTTACTCTCATGCTAAGAAGACTTCATCAGCGTTATGAGGAAAATCCTAGGAATAACATGCAAGAAACTCGCACACAGCTTAGACCGAGGCAGCAGTTGTGTGAACAGAGAAAACTGAGGAGTGCAAGCATGCAGCCATCACTTAACATTGTACACTTATAATTGTGTAAAACAGAGTTGTATCTCTCTAAGCTTATACTAGCACGACAATG of Cherax quadricarinatus isolate ZL_2023a chromosome 61, ASM3850222v1, whole genome shotgun sequence contains these proteins:
- the LOC128699380 gene encoding pro-resilin-like; protein product: MLVWLYKASAASDVIHSLSATDTTLRLKIMKVAVLVVVLVAGVTLALPTDPYGQPVYPSEPIPYNFGYGVKDEYAGTDFGHNEDSDGHTSKGSYNVALPDGRIQTVNYVADHQNGYQAQVSYKGQAQYPHEYGPPVTFKPQYQGSYQPQPSYL